Proteins encoded together in one Camelina sativa cultivar DH55 chromosome 9, Cs, whole genome shotgun sequence window:
- the LOC104714051 gene encoding probable transcriptional regulatory protein At2g25830, with protein sequence MASHCSMRALLLRFSNGVSSRSILNSSNHRLLTMTNSFSSLSSISPHTTSHFITPRRLQSDDQNCRKLQVRKISISTPLCMGRRSSKIAGRKGAQDSKKAKLYCRIGKEVVSAVKKGGPNPVSNTTLATILDKAKELDVPKDIVERNIKRASEKGQEAFIEKIYEVYGYGGVSMVVEVLTDKINRSVAAIRSVVKDYGGKMADSGSVMFKFRRVRVVNIKVTEADKDQLFVIALDAGAEDVIEPPIYEDDTDEDREERYYKIVTSSENYSTILSKLRDEGVNFEPDNGSELLPLTTVEVDDEAMELNKELMQKLLELDDVDAVYIDQK encoded by the exons ATGGCCTCTCATTGCTCCATGAGAGCACTCCTACTCAGATTCTCCAATGGCGTCTCTTCCAGATCCATTCTCAACTCCTCTAACCATCGTCTTCTTACCATGACCAactctttctcctctctttccTCAATCTCCCCTCACACCACTTCGCATTTCATAACGCCGCGTCGTCTTCAATCAGATGACCAGAACTGTCGCAAGCTTCAAGTCAGAAAGATTTCGATTTCTACTCCTCTATGTATGGGTCGTCGCTCTTCCAAAATCGCTGGCCGAAAG GGGGCTCAAGATTCAAAGAAGGCGAAGCTATACTGTAGAATTGGCAAGGAGGTTGTATCTGC TGTCAAGAAAGGGGGTCCAAACCCAGTTTCAAATACCACTCTAGCTACTATACTTGACAAAGCTAAGGAACTTGATGTACCGAAGGACATTGTGGAGCGTAATATTAAAAGGGCTTCTGAGAAAGGGCAAGAAGCTTTTATAGAGAAGATATACGAG GTATATGGCTATGGTGGAGTTAGTATGGTAGTCGAGGTCTTAACAGACAAAATTAATCGATCAGTGGCAGCTATTAGATCGGTTGTTAAGGATTATGGGGGAAAAATGGCTGATTCAGGATCTGTCATGTTCAAGTTTAGACGAGTTAGGGTAGTGAATATTAAGGTCACTGAAGCTGACAAAGATCAGCTTTTTGTTATTGCTTTAGATGCTGGAGCAGAGGATGTTATTGAGCCCCCAATTTATGAAGATGATACTGATGAAGATAGGGAAGAAAG GTACTACAAAATTGTAACTTCATCTGAGAACTACTCAACGATACTATCAAAGCTACGTGATGAAGGAGTGAACTTCGAGCCTGACAATGGCTCTGAACTGCTTCCTCTGACAACAGTTGAG GTCGATGATGAAGCCATGGAATTGAACAAAGAGCTTATGCAGAAACTACTAGAACTTGATGACGTTGATGCTGTTTATAtcgaccaaaaataa
- the LOC104714053 gene encoding tryptophan--tRNA ligase, chloroplastic/mitochondrial-like isoform X2, with translation MGHATTLSQFLILSTSRFSRIGSRTRFLSKPTPLSGSFSPIQVTGQGFRCCCSAAATEDTSPSVKKRVVSGVQPTGSIHLGNYLGAIKNWVALQDTYETLFFIVDLHAITLPYDTQQLGKATRDTAALYLACGIDVSKASVFVQSHVRSHQELMWLLCASTPIGWLQKMIQFKEKSRKEGGENASAALLIYPDLMAADILLYQSDFVPVGEDQKQHLELAREIAQRMNNLYGGRKWKKLGGRGGSLFKIPEPLIPQAGARVMSLTDGLSKMSKSAPSDQSRINLLDSKDLIANKIKRCKTDSFAGLEFDNAERPECDNLLSVYQIVSGKTKEEVKEECKHLSWGTFKPLLADALIEHLSPIQARYQEITAEPEYLDKVLAEGADRATELGDVTMRNVYQAMGFYPRRR, from the exons ATGGGGCACGCCACGACTCTCTCTCAATTCCTCATCCTCTCTACCTCAAGGTTCTCTCGTATCGGGTCTCGCACTAGGTTCCTCTCAAAACCCACCCCTCTCTCCGGCTCTTTCTCTCCCATTCAGGTCACCGGACAAGGTTTCCGATGCTGTTGCTCTGCCGCCGCCACAGAGGACACTTCTCCTTCTGTCAA GAAACGTGTGGTCTCTGGAGTTCAGCCTACAGGGTCAATTCACTTAGGAAACTATCTCGGAGCTATCAAAAACTGGGTTGCTCTTCAG GATACATATGAGACACTCTTTTTCATCGTAGACCTTCACGCG ATAACACTTCCATATGATACACAACAACTAGGAAAGGCAACTAGGGATACTGCAGCACTTTATCTAGCATGTGGTATTGACGTTTCTAAGGCTTCGGTATTTGTGCAATCTCACGTCCGCTCTCATCAGGAGTTAATGTGGCTTTTATGCGCATCCACACCTATTGGTTGGCTACAGAAAATGATTCAATTCAAAGAGAAATCACGCAAAGAG GGGGGTGAGAACGCCAGTGCCGCTTTGTTAATTTATCCTGATCTGATGGCTGCAGATATCCTATTGTATCAG TCGGATTTTGTCCCTGTCGGTGAGGACCAGAAGCAACACCTAGAACTTGCCCGCGAAATTGCACAGCGTATGAATAATCTATATGGTGGAAGGAAGTGGAAGAAGCTCGGAGG GCGTGGTGGCTCGCTCTTTAAG ATACCAGAACCACTCATACCACAAGCTGGAGCCCGTGTAATGTCTCTTACTGATGGTCTTTCCAAG ATGTCCAAGTCTGCACCTTCTGATCAGTCCCggatcaatctccttgactcaAAAGAT TTGattgcaaacaaaataaaacggTGCAAGACAGACTCATTTGCAGG CCTTGAGTTTGACAATGCTGAGAGACCTGAATGCGACAATCTCCTCTCAGTATATCAGATTGTTTCGGGCAAGACGAAAGAG GAAGTGAAGGAGGAATGCAAACATTTGAGCTGGGGTACATTTAAGCCTCTTCTTGCAGATGCTTTGATCGAACATCTTAGTCCAATCCAG GCCCGTTATCAGGAGATAACAGCTGAACCAGAGTATTTGGACAAAGTTTTGGCAGAAGGTGCAGACAGAGCCACGGAGTTAGGGGATGTTACAATGCGCAATGTGTACCAAGCTATGGGTTTCTACCCGAGGAGGAGATAG
- the LOC104714053 gene encoding tryptophan--tRNA ligase, chloroplastic/mitochondrial-like isoform X1, with amino-acid sequence MGHATTLSQFLILSTSRFSRIGSRTRFLSKPTPLSGSFSPIQVTGQGFRCCCSAAATEDTSPSVKKRVVSGVQPTGSIHLGNYLGAIKNWVALQAFCVICLQDTYETLFFIVDLHAITLPYDTQQLGKATRDTAALYLACGIDVSKASVFVQSHVRSHQELMWLLCASTPIGWLQKMIQFKEKSRKEGGENASAALLIYPDLMAADILLYQSDFVPVGEDQKQHLELAREIAQRMNNLYGGRKWKKLGGRGGSLFKIPEPLIPQAGARVMSLTDGLSKMSKSAPSDQSRINLLDSKDLIANKIKRCKTDSFAGLEFDNAERPECDNLLSVYQIVSGKTKEEVKEECKHLSWGTFKPLLADALIEHLSPIQARYQEITAEPEYLDKVLAEGADRATELGDVTMRNVYQAMGFYPRRR; translated from the exons ATGGGGCACGCCACGACTCTCTCTCAATTCCTCATCCTCTCTACCTCAAGGTTCTCTCGTATCGGGTCTCGCACTAGGTTCCTCTCAAAACCCACCCCTCTCTCCGGCTCTTTCTCTCCCATTCAGGTCACCGGACAAGGTTTCCGATGCTGTTGCTCTGCCGCCGCCACAGAGGACACTTCTCCTTCTGTCAA GAAACGTGTGGTCTCTGGAGTTCAGCCTACAGGGTCAATTCACTTAGGAAACTATCTCGGAGCTATCAAAAACTGGGTTGCTCTTCAG gCGTTTTGTGTTATATGTTTGCAGGATACATATGAGACACTCTTTTTCATCGTAGACCTTCACGCG ATAACACTTCCATATGATACACAACAACTAGGAAAGGCAACTAGGGATACTGCAGCACTTTATCTAGCATGTGGTATTGACGTTTCTAAGGCTTCGGTATTTGTGCAATCTCACGTCCGCTCTCATCAGGAGTTAATGTGGCTTTTATGCGCATCCACACCTATTGGTTGGCTACAGAAAATGATTCAATTCAAAGAGAAATCACGCAAAGAG GGGGGTGAGAACGCCAGTGCCGCTTTGTTAATTTATCCTGATCTGATGGCTGCAGATATCCTATTGTATCAG TCGGATTTTGTCCCTGTCGGTGAGGACCAGAAGCAACACCTAGAACTTGCCCGCGAAATTGCACAGCGTATGAATAATCTATATGGTGGAAGGAAGTGGAAGAAGCTCGGAGG GCGTGGTGGCTCGCTCTTTAAG ATACCAGAACCACTCATACCACAAGCTGGAGCCCGTGTAATGTCTCTTACTGATGGTCTTTCCAAG ATGTCCAAGTCTGCACCTTCTGATCAGTCCCggatcaatctccttgactcaAAAGAT TTGattgcaaacaaaataaaacggTGCAAGACAGACTCATTTGCAGG CCTTGAGTTTGACAATGCTGAGAGACCTGAATGCGACAATCTCCTCTCAGTATATCAGATTGTTTCGGGCAAGACGAAAGAG GAAGTGAAGGAGGAATGCAAACATTTGAGCTGGGGTACATTTAAGCCTCTTCTTGCAGATGCTTTGATCGAACATCTTAGTCCAATCCAG GCCCGTTATCAGGAGATAACAGCTGAACCAGAGTATTTGGACAAAGTTTTGGCAGAAGGTGCAGACAGAGCCACGGAGTTAGGGGATGTTACAATGCGCAATGTGTACCAAGCTATGGGTTTCTACCCGAGGAGGAGATAG